In Flammeovirga kamogawensis, the sequence CTCTTCTACAGTATTATAATCTTTAAAAAAGGTTTTATAAACAGCATCATCTGTACTAGTTCTTCTTCTAAAAACTGTATCTTCAAAAGCATCTCTTCCATACTCCATCTCTGCTCTCACTTTTGAGTACTTATATTCTTGTGTAGAATCTCCAGTGAAAATGGTAACAAAATCAGCATCACCTTCAACAGTAAATGTAACAACATCTCCAATAGATGGATTAGATGGAGAATAAGTCACGCTGACATGTGGAGTACTGATATTATCAAAATCATACTCTTCACAACTAAATAGAAGTAAAAGTGATAATAATGTACCTATATATTTAAAGCTTAATTTCATGATATTCTAGATTTTAACTAGTTAAAATTTAAAAGAAGATTAATACCCTGGATTTTGACGTAAATCAGGAAAATATTGGAACTCTTCTAAAGGAATTGGAAGTAGCACTTTGTAGGCCAAATTTGTTGTATTGATTCTATCCTCCATTTCTCTTTGATAAAAAGAAACACCTGCAGAATAAGGATCTCTGTATGAATTTAAATTGTAATACACATGATTCCCTTTAGTATTATCAAAATGTAAATCTGGATATCTAGATAAATCAAACCATCTACAATCATCTTCTCCACATAATTCTCTTACTCTTTCTAAAAGAATTTCTCTAAGTGCTTGTTCACCTGTTAAAGATGTTGGAATATCTATCGGCCTATTGGTTGCATAAGAATAAGGGGCATCACCATCTAAGTCGAATAGATCTACAAAATTTGTAGCGTGGTTTCTTGCTCTATCTCTTACTTTATTTAACTCTGCTATAGCTAAAGATGTATTCCCTTTAAAGTATAACGCTTCTGCTTTCAATAAATGCATTTCAGCTAACCTCAAAATTGGATAGTCTACCCCAGTCAATTCTGGCAAGAAACTATCAGGAAGAGAGGATGGGTGAGGTCTTCTAAATTTAGAAAAACGCCATTGTCTAGGCATTCTAAATAAATCACTATCAAATATTGTTCTTACTGTACCATCATTTTCTTTTTCCTCTTTCCAAATACCTATCGCATTTTGATTGTTATTCGTATATTCTGTTAAGATATTTAATTCTTGTGTTGAATATTCATCTCCTTTTAAAGGTGAAATGAAATAATCTCGTCCATTTCTACTAAGTGTACTTCCATTTTCATCTTTTGTATATTTCCCAAAAGGTTCAAATATCCACATCCCATCTGCCAAGTCTTGATGAAAGTTTTGATCAGGATCTGAACCAGTAATAAACATCTTCACAACGTTCCACATTCTTCTTGTACTATCTCCTGTAAAAGATAATGAGTTTTGATTTTCCATTGTTTTAGGTAAAATTCTATCAAAACCATCCCTTGGATTACCTTTTTCCAAAGCTCCCCAAGCTTCAGCCATTCCTTTATAAGTACTTCCATATTCTAAGGGCTGTCCTTCTTTTGGTACGGTAGAATACTCATTAGTTGAACCCCAAGTTGGTAAATCGTACAATAATGCATGCCATTTAGTAGAACCTCGTCCACCTTGAGCACCATTGATTGCACTACCTTCTGTGCCCCATTCATTATTTCCAATTCCAAGACCTCCTGTTGTTCCTTGAGATGCTACTACACTAAACAATACCTCTGAATTTGCCTTTGTAAATACAGCAGGGTAATAATTTTCTAGTTGATGTTGTCCAATTTGTTGATTAATCAAGCTATCGCAAAGTAAAATTGCTTTGTCGTACAATTCTTCTCTACTTACAGTTCCTGGAAGTTCACCAATTTTATCATTAAAAAAGCCTGCTCTTCTAATATAAGATGCCTGAAAAACATATGCTTTTGCTAAAAGCCCTGCTGCTGCACCTTGTGTAACTCTACCATAAAGAAGTGTTTCTACCCCATTAATTTTATTAGGTACACAATTGTCTTTGGCAAAAGTGAGTTCATTTTCTAAGAAAGCAAAAAGTTCATCTCTTGTTGCTCTAGGTTTAAACTCAGGAGTTGTTGCTACAACATTTGTCAAAATAGGTACACCACCAAAATATCTATACAATGTAAAATAAGCATATGCCCTCATGAATTTCACTTCACCAAGAAGCATATTCGATGCTTTAAAACCTTCTCTTTCTGACATTAGCGAAATAAAGGTTCTATCCTCTCTATTACTGTTTACAAAAGTTTGGTCAATTATATCTCTTTTACTTTCTATCTCTCTTATTGTTACATTTGCAGTGGCAATAAACCCATAAAGTTTTCTCCAAAGATCTCTCACTTGAAATGATGTAGGTTTTAGTATCATCCTGCCTGCATCTTGGTTACCTTCATGTAAATCGGTGGGCATCATAAAACGTTCACGCCCCATTACACCATCTTCTCTATCGCCTAATTTAGCATAAGATGCTCCTAATAATGTTGTTGCTTTATCATAAGAATTAAGATAAGAATCAGCATTAACACCCACTTTTGGCTCTTCATGTAAGAAGTTTGTACAACCTAATGTTGCTATCACTCCAAACAATAATATGCAATATTTTTGTATCGTTTTCATTTAAAAAGTAACGTTTAAGGCTATAGAATGTGTTGTTGAAGTAGGATAAGAAGATAAATCTACTCCCGATAAAAATCTTGTCTGCAGGTTTTTATCCAAGTCTGCTGGCTGCGTATTTACTTCAGGGTCATATCCAGAATAGCGAGTGTAGGTCCATAAATTTCTAGCAGCATAAGATAATCTTGTACTTTTCATATTTAACTTCTGCAACATATTCTGTGGCATCGATATTCCAAATGACAAGTTATTTAATCTAATAAATGAACCATCTTCTACTACTTCTGAGTTAGAGAATCTTCTATAATTAGCATCTTCTGTATAAGTACCATTTCTATTTCTTCCACTCCATTTCGCATCAGCAATAATTTTTAATTCATTATTAACTCCATGCCCAGCAGAAATTAAACTAACTACATTACTATTTAAAAGATCATTCCCGTATGAGTAACTAAAATTAAGACCTAAATCAAAAATTTTATACCTGAACCTAAAGCTGGCTCCACCAATAAAATCAGGTTCAACATGTGCTAGAGGAACTCTATCAGCATCTGTAATTCTACCATCTCCATCAATATCTACAAAAGTAAATTTACCATTAGGATAGCTTCTTGATGGATCTGTTAACCCTTGTCCACCTGGAGCAACTTCATTAATATCACTTGGGTTAGCATTATGATGGCTATTGTCGTCATTCATGATCCTATCCATAACATGACCAAAATATAAACCTATAGGATAGCCTTCTTTTAAAAGAATATTTTCTGAATTACTAAATCCAACACTTCTATTTAAAAGCAATTGATTTCTATCGCCAAGATCTAAAACTTTAGAACGATTGGCACTAATATTAAAACCAAAATTGAAATCAAAATCTTTTGTTCTGATCACATGCGAACTAATTGAAAATTCAACACCTCTATTTTGAACCGATCCTGAATTAA encodes:
- a CDS encoding RagB/SusD family nutrient uptake outer membrane protein, translated to MKTIQKYCILLFGVIATLGCTNFLHEEPKVGVNADSYLNSYDKATTLLGASYAKLGDREDGVMGRERFMMPTDLHEGNQDAGRMILKPTSFQVRDLWRKLYGFIATANVTIREIESKRDIIDQTFVNSNREDRTFISLMSEREGFKASNMLLGEVKFMRAYAYFTLYRYFGGVPILTNVVATTPEFKPRATRDELFAFLENELTFAKDNCVPNKINGVETLLYGRVTQGAAAGLLAKAYVFQASYIRRAGFFNDKIGELPGTVSREELYDKAILLCDSLINQQIGQHQLENYYPAVFTKANSEVLFSVVASQGTTGGLGIGNNEWGTEGSAINGAQGGRGSTKWHALLYDLPTWGSTNEYSTVPKEGQPLEYGSTYKGMAEAWGALEKGNPRDGFDRILPKTMENQNSLSFTGDSTRRMWNVVKMFITGSDPDQNFHQDLADGMWIFEPFGKYTKDENGSTLSRNGRDYFISPLKGDEYSTQELNILTEYTNNNQNAIGIWKEEKENDGTVRTIFDSDLFRMPRQWRFSKFRRPHPSSLPDSFLPELTGVDYPILRLAEMHLLKAEALYFKGNTSLAIAELNKVRDRARNHATNFVDLFDLDGDAPYSYATNRPIDIPTSLTGEQALREILLERVRELCGEDDCRWFDLSRYPDLHFDNTKGNHVYYNLNSYRDPYSAGVSFYQREMEDRINTTNLAYKVLLPIPLEEFQYFPDLRQNPGY